The genomic segment GATCCTCTTCGCCACCCAGGCGGGCACCCGTCCGCCCCGGTTCGTGCTCTTCACCACCGGTCCGCTGGACGCCGGCTACCAGCGCTTCGTGGAGCGCAAACTGCGCGAGGAGTTCGGCTTCGAGGGCAGTCCGGTGGAGGTCTCGGTCCGTCCCCGCAAGAAGCTGGGCCCCGGCGGCCGCGGCAAAGCCCACGGCTGACCCACCGCCTGTCTGCCCCTCTTCAACCTGATCCGAGCTTTCGACCTATCTTCCTAGGACGGCCTACGGGGTGTGGGGCTGGTCGACACCATCGCGACGGACTGTCGATCGGGTGGGAAACCCGGAGGCGCCGGGTAAGGGGGACTGCGCTACGCTGTACCGGCTGCCGCGCCCGGTACGGGCATGAGCGGTGGCGGGACGTGGCGCAGCTTGGTAGCGCACTTGACTGGGGGTCAAGGGGTCGTCGGTTCGAATCCGGCCGTCCCGACAGAACGAAAGAGGCCGTCGACCGGAGCTTACGCCCTGGTCAACGGCCTCTAACTCATTCTGGGGCAGTAGGAGATTCCGGATCTAGACGGCGCGTAGCTGGGGACCACCTGGGGACCGGCGGGCCTTCAAGTGCGCGCTGAGCGCCGTCCCGGCGTCGGTGATGGTCTGCCGGTCGGGGTGCAGGTACCGCTGCGTCGTCGTCAGCGACCCGTGCCCGGCAATCTTCCGGAGCACGTGCACCGGCACCCCTGCGTCAGCCATCCACGTCAGGCCGGTGTGCCGCAGGTCGTGCCGGCGTAGGTGTTCGTAGCCGAGCTTCGTCACCACCTCGTCCCAATGCGTAGCGTCCCGAAGAACCGCTGTGCTGATCCGGCCACCGCGCGGCCCGGTGAACAGTCGGGAGTGCGGCTCGCTGACCGAGTCCAGGCGGTGGCTCACGATCGGTCGCACTTCTTCGATCAGTGGGACCATTCGTGCCCGCTTGCCCTTGGTGCCCTTGTCGATCAGGCCACCGGGACCGGGTGTGGTCTGTCGGCGTACCGTCCACATCCACATCCACGATTCCCGGTCGATGTCCTCGGCGCGGACTCCGGACACCTCGCCGATCCGGGCCGCTGTGCACGCGGCGAAGATGACCACCTCTCCCCAGCCGGAAAACGTGTCCGCCGACCGTTGCACCAGCGCGGCGGCGAGCGTGGTCAGCGATTCCCAGTCCGGCAGGGCGAGCGTGCGCGGGTCGTCCAACTCGTCTTCGGCCCGCTGGTAGGAACGCTGCCATCCTGTCACCTGCGCGGGATTCCGCGCAATGACGCCGTCCCGTACGGCCTGCTCCATGACGCGGACCAGAACGGCAAGGCTGTTCTTGACCGTCGATCGGCTGCATTCGTCGGCAATCCAGCCGTGAACGGCCCGGTCAACCGCGCCGTTTGTAATCATTCGGACCGGGATGTGCCCGAGGGCGGGCATCACCCGCTTGCGCCACCCGGCCAGGTACGGATCGAGGGTCTTGCTTTCCAGCCCTCGGAGCGCCAGGGGCATCACGCTTTCGCCGTACTCCGTCAGGCGTTTCGTCGCGGCGATCGGGTCGACGCCACCCTGTGCGGCGCTGACGATTCCGTCGATCCACGCTTGTGCCTCCTCGGGCGTGGCGACGGTCGTGGACTTGGACAGCCGCCGCTTGGTCGACGGGTCGACCCACCGGACACGCGCTCGGTAGGGGCGGTCACGGCCTGCCCGGAACTCCACATCAGAGCCGAGGGGCACGCCGATCGGTGGTTGCTGGGGAACGGCCATCAAGCCGCCCTCGGGACGACCCGGCGCGCGGACAGTCACCGTTCAACGTCGGCCGTCGCGTACTTCACGACCCGGTCAGAGATCGGGATGAACGGCGGACCCTGCAACGGCTGGAGAGCACGCCAGCGGCGGATGGTGGACGGGTCGACGTCGAGCAGGTCGGCAAGCTCCTCGGTGGAGATGAACGGCTTGGGTGAGAGTCGGGTGATGCCGCCCCACTCCGGGGCGACGGTCGTGTCTGGTGAGGCAGTTCGCGGCACGAGTCGCACTGTGAGCGCCTTTCGGTCCATGAGGGTCGGTGTGCAGAGTGCGGGCAGGTTTACGGCAGATTGGTGTAGGGCGAGCCGCTGAGAGCGCCGTAGAGCCAAGATTTCGGGGCGGCGGGTGTTCGGGGCTATGGGTGTGGCCGGTGGGTGGCTGTCAGCGGCGGTGGTGGTCGGGTCGGTGGCGGTTGGTCGGTGTGTGCTGTGCGTGGGAGGGCTGAACCATCTCCGCATCTCCGCATCTCCGCAAACATGGCTGTGAGCTGGGCGAATGCTTGCGGAGATGGGCGGAGACTCCGAGGGGTCATCTCCGCAAAGGGGGTCTGACGGCGTTCGTCGGCGCTGATGGCGCTGCCCGACTGCGGGAGGTCGCAGGCTGCGCGCCAGCCGTGGGGGAGTGGCATACCTGCTACTCCGCACCCGTCGAGCATCCGGAAGGCGACTGCACCCTGTACGTTTGGCCGTGCGGCTCCGTTGTCTTTCACCTTGTCGAGCCAGTGCAGTTGTCCACGATTGCGGCGCTGGCCGCGTGGCGGGTGGTGTCGTATGGCGACAACATCAAATGGGCAGTCGAGTACCTCGCACCCGTTGCGCCTGTCGAGGAAGAATCTGCGGTGTATGTCCTTGGTGCTCACTGGGTCGTTGAGCCAGCATGGCCGGCAGAGTTGCTAAGAACTGCCTTACGTATCATGTCGACGCCAAAGGTGTTGCTACACCGCGACCGCCCCATGGATGACGAACACCTGGCGCACGCCGAACTCATCGAGCAGTCGTTGCTATCCGAGGCATACGACCATGTAGGCATCGAGTCGTTCGGCTTGCAGGGTATTTCGGTGGGCTACGCCTCATGGTCCGGAGTTGTCTACCATCCAATCTCAACCGAGCGTTCCTTGGCGGAGGCTGAGGTAGTTTCCTGCGAGTTGGCGATCCAATCCATGTGGGCGTATAGCGACGCTATCGCCCGGCAGGTAGAGCAAGGGCTAGACCCGCAGGTGCCGTCCGAGTACGGATGGCGTTACCTTCGGGGGGTGCGCTCCCGACTCACTATCTCCCGCCTACGGGAGCCTGGACAGCATCAGGCGATGCGCCGAGCCATTTTGCGGACATGTGACCTCATGCCGGCCTTAGACCAAGCCATCGAAACCCTCCGCGATACGGATCGAGGTTGAGCCAATGACATCGGGTCGCACGGTGCTTGTCGTAACCGAAATGCAAAACGGCTTTGTGCGAGAGCAGTCGGCGCACATAGTTCCTGTCGTTGCCGACTTGCTACGCCGCTGGCAGTTGGCGGGCGGTGACACGCTCTTCACCCGGTACCTGAACTATCCAGGCAGTCCCTTCGAGCGCTTCTTTGGCTGGCAAAGGCTTTAATCCTCGCCTGACATCGATCTTGTGCCGGAGTTGGACCAGTACGTAAATCAAGGCATATTGCTTGACAAGAGAGTCAATAGCCCTTTTACTCCTGAGGGTGTAGCACTATTCAAGAAGCGCGGGTGGAAAGAGTTTTATTTTTGCGGTATAGCTACCGAAAGCTGTGTCTTAAAGGGTGCTGTAGACGCGTTTGAGCACGATTTCACGCCTTGGCTGATCGCGGACGCCTCAGCGAGCCATGCTGGCACTGAAGCGCACGAGGCGGGACTGCTGGTCGCGCGACGATTCATCGGACCTGGTCAGGTGATCCGAATATCGGACATGGAAAAATTCTTGGATCATGGCTCCAAACTGTAGGCCCACCAGCCACTCACGTGCGCGATCCACAAAGTTGAGAGTGCGCGATCTGCACCGCCCGAGCCCCGGATCCGTCTTCATCCGTCCGTACGCGCCACGGCCCCTGCACGATAGAGCCCGACCCGTTTAGTGCGTACTTCCCGACACGACATCCCTGGTCAAGGCCCTACCGATCGCAAAGATCAGTCGACCGTGGCTCAAGTTTGATCAATGGCGGTCAAAGTCTTTGATCAATCAACTTCCTGACAAACCATTGACCAACGTCACCCTCTTGGTTACGGTCACTTGTAAATCAATTGACACAGGAGGTGGCGCTTATGAGCATGCCGTTCTTCCGTATCCGGTTCGTCGCTGCGCTTATGGTGGCCGCAGTTCTCGCAACCCTCGGAGTGGTTACTGCCGGCGGGACTCCGGCAAGCGCGAACTGCACTTCACACGTCAGCTACAACCACGACAACGGATCGGACCTCATTGTCGACGCGGGATCGACCGGGCTGGCCCTGCGTCAAGGACCGCACACGTCGTGCGGCCTCATTCGTCGCATCACCGGCTGGGTAGACCTCCGCTGCTGGGACTATGGCGATGTCATCAACGGGCACAATAGTTGGAGCAACGTCCGGTGGGGCAACTACCAGGGCTGGGTGTCAGATGCCTACCTCCTAAACAATGGCAGCACGGTTTACTGCTATGAACCAGGTCTTGGGGACATTCCTCCTGACGGATCGCTAAAGCGCGCGCCCATCGCGGCAGGTTGATCGCGAGAACGGCGACGTCCACCACCAAGACGGCTGGAGGTTCATGCTGCCTTCTGCGCGAGCGAAGAAGCAAAAGGGCGGCCCCCGGATCGGGGTGCCGCCCTTGGTGGTTAGACCAGTGAGGTGATCTCAGCAAGGATTCGGGAGCGGTTCGGGATGACACGGACGTAGCGCCCGTAGCGGACATGCTGGGATATGGACGTGGAGCCATCGGTAGACAGGTTCTTGCGACGGAATCGGTCTCCGAGAGGGCTCCACGTGATCACCTATTCTGCCAGGCTTGACGTGCCCAGGGAACTCGTGCGTCACGTGGCGGGTCTGCTTCGCGCCGAGCGTGCGGCGGTGGGTACCCGCCGCCGCACGAGGGCGTTGACGTGCTTCTACCAGGCGCTGCTGGTGTTGGTGTGGTTCCGCAAGGGTGAGGACAAGACCACCCTCGGGGCCGGGTTCGGGGTGTCACGGGCCACCGCGTACCGGTATGTCGCCGAGGCCGTGCGGGTCCTCGCGGCGCAGACACCAACCCTGCACGACGCCCTCGCCCGGGTGGCCGCGGACGGCTGGTCGCACGTGATCCTGGACGGGAAACTGTTCGACACCGACCGGCTCGGCGAGACCACCACCAGTGTCAAAGGCGAAACGATCGATGCCTGGTACTCCGGGAAACACCGTGGCTTCGGCGCGAACATCCAAGCGATCATGCGGCCCGACGGGCTACCGATCTGGACGTCCGAGGCGATGCCCGCGCACCTGCACGACCTGACCTGCGCCCAGGACCTGGACATCACCGGCGCGCTCTACTGGGCCGCGTCAACCCTGGACCTGCCGACCCTGGCCGACTCCGGCTACGAAGGCGCTGGCCAGGGCATCCACACCCCATACAAGCAACCCACCGACAGCCACCGCCTCGCCGTCGGCAACCGAACCCACAACGCGATCCTTCGATCCCTGCGGTGCCTCGGAGAACGCGGCTTCGCAATCCTGACCGGCCGCTGGCGGACGCTTCGTCACACCACCGCCAGCCCACGAAGCCTCGGCGATATCGTCCGCGCCGCTATCCACCTCACACACTTCGAATACCGATACCTACCGCATCCTTGCTGAGATCACGTCAGTGCGAGGTGCTTTTGTGCGAAATCAAAGCAGCCCATGTCGTGGGCTAATCGCGCCGTCGAGCTAGGCAAGGCTTGTAGACGCACGGGGACCATGTGGGGACCACACGTCGTAGGCGATGGTGGCTGGCCTGCCGTCGACTGCACGGCCTGATGTTGGGGATAGCGAGCGTGACGTGCGTGGACGTGTGGCGAGTCGTCCTGGGGGTCAAGGGGTCGTCGGTTCGAATCCGGCCGTCCCGACAGCGAGAGGGTTTCCGCAGGTCAGAGACTTGCGGGAGCCCTCTTTTCATCGCTTCGCATGAATGCCCGGTCTAGCACCTGAGTTTGGTCACTGGCTCGCGGCGTGACGGTGGGCAGTGCGCTGACCTGGGGTGTTGGGTGTTGGTGGGGTGTTTCTGAGGCACTAATTGGTCCCCTACGCTCGGGTTCGTGGCGTGGATTCGGCGGGTGCGGACGGCTTCGGGCGCGACGGCGGTGCAGATCGCCGAGTCTGTTGGCGGGCGTCGGCGGATCGTTGCTCATCTGGGTTCGGCGCGTACCGAGGCTGAGTTGGGGCTGCTGGTCTCGCGGGCCCGTGAGCTGCTCGCTGATCCGGGGCAGGGCGAGTTGGAGCTTGGCGTCGAGCCGGTCGCTGCGAGGGCGAGGCTGGTCGGCCCGGCCGGTGACGCGGCGCTGTTCGACCTCGACGGGTCGGTGGGGCGTGGGCCGGCGGCGGTCGCCGCGCCGCGGGTGGTGTCGACGGCATCGCGGGTGTTGTACGAGGTGCTGGCCTCGGTGTTCACGTCGCTGGGGTTCGACGCTGTGGGCGACAGGGTTTTCCGGGACCTGGTGATCGCGCGGATCGTGGAGCCGACCTCGATCCGCGACACCGGTCGGGTGCTGACCGATCTGGGGTGTAAGCCGGCCAGTGAGAAGACGATGCGCCGCACCCTGACCCGCGCGCACACGGGCGAATACCGCGACCAGATCGCAAAGTTGTGCTTCGCCCACGCCTCGGGCAGCGGCGACGTCAGCCTGTGTTTGTACGACGTGACCACCTTGTACTTCGAGGCGGACAAGGAGGACGACCTGCGTAGGGTCGGGTACTCCAAGGAACGGCGGGTGGACCCGCAGATCGTCGTCGGGCTGCTCGTCGACCGGTACGGGTTCCCGTTGGAGATCGGCTGCTTCGAAGGCAACAAGGCCGAGACGTTGACGTTGCTGCCCATCATTCGCCAGTTCCAGGATCGCCACCAGATCGAGGGCATGGTCATCGTCGCCGACGCCGGCATGCTCTCGGCGACCAACCTGCGCGAGCTCGACGACGCCGGCCTCGGCTTCATCGTCGGTTCACGCACCACCAAGGCGCCGATCGACCTGGAGTCCCACTACCGCTGGCACGGGACCTACTTCACCGACGGGCAGCTCATCGACACGATCACCCCCCGCACCGGCGCCAACCGCGACAACGACCCCGCCCTCAAGGCCGAACCGGTGTGGAACCCGCGAACGCACCCGTCCTCATGGCGAGCGGTGTGGGCATACTCGGCCACCCGCGCCGCCCGGGACAACAAAACCCTCAACGCCCAAGAGGCCAAAGCGCGGGCCGTCGTCGCCGGGGAGAAGACACCCCGGACCCCGAGGTTCGTCACCGTCAAAGGCGACGCCCGCACCCTCGACGAAGCGTCGCTGGCCAGAGCACGCAAGCTCGTCGGGCTCAAAGGCTACGTCACCAACATCGGCCACCAGGTGATGAACCCGAGCGAGGTGACCTCCAACTACCACGACCTGTGGCACGTCGAGCAGTCCTTCCGCATGTCCAAGACCGACCTCGCCGCCCGACCCATGTTCCACCACACCAAGGACGCCATCGAGGCGCACCTGACCATCGTCTTCACCGCCCTGGCCGTCACCCGCGAAGTCCAAACCCGCACCGGACTCGCGATCCGCAACGTCCTGCGTCAACTACGACCGCTGCGATCCGCGACCCTCGCGATCAACAACGCCACCCACACCTTCCCACCCCAGATCAACCCCGACCGGCAGACCAACATCGACGCCCTCACCACCAGCGCACCTCAGGCACTAACCGAATGACCGAACTCAGGAGTCGTCCTGGGGGTCAAGGGGTCGTCGGTTCGAATCCGGCCGTCCCGACAGCGAGAGGGTTTCCGCAGGTCAGAGACTTGCGGGAGCCCTCTTTTCATCGCTTCGCATGAATGCCCGGTCTAGCACGCCGCTGTTGGACTCCTTGACTCGGCAGGTTGCCATGCCGCTACTGGTCGGAGATCTGCAGTTCCTTTCGCCACCACGGCGATCGGTTTCTCCCCGGTACGCGCCAGCGAGACGGCCCGCTGCCGAAACTCTGCAGGGTGTGTGCAGGCATGGACGACATCCTTCCCGGAAGCCGCCGGCCACCTCACCCCAGATGTCCGGGAACGGGGGAAGCTCAGTCCGCCACGACGCGTCCGATGGTGCTCTCCCGTACGACGAGCCGGTGTGGGGCGCGTAGTTCCAGGCCGGGCGGCGGCGTCCGGCTGGCGATGCGCAGTAGTACGCGTTCGACGGCCGTCTTCGCGATCATCTCCTTGTCGGGAGAGATCGTGCTCACCGGTGGGTTCGAGTACGCGCCGTCCTCAATGTCGTCGTAGCCGATCACCGCGATGTCTTCGGGCACCCGGAGGCCGCGTGCGGCGAGGACGTGCATCGCGCCGAGCGCGACGAGGTCGCTGTAGCAGAACACGGCGTCGGGAGGCTCCGGCAGGTCAAGCAGGTGGTGCATCGCGCCGGCGCCGTCGGCGCGGTTGAACCGTGGGGTCGAGATGATCAGTTCCTCGTTCACGGCCACGCCACGCCCCTCGTGCGCCTCGCGGAAGCCGCGGGTGCGCAGCTGGGCGGCCTCACCGGTGGGGTACGGCTGGTCACCGATCGCGGCGATGCGCCGGCGACCGAGGTCGAGCAGGTGCTCGGTGGCCTGTCGGGACGCCGCGATGTCGTCGATGCCGACATGGTCGAACGTCTCCTGGCTGACCCGTTCACCCAGGATCACCAGCGGGAGATCGGGATGGTGATCGGTAAGGGCCCGCTGGTCGAGGCCGAGCGGGCTGAAGATGACGCCGTCGAAGAGCAGCCTGCTGCGGCCGTGGCTGATGAGCATCCGCTCGTGTTCGGGGTCGCCGTCGGTCTGGTCGATGAGCACGTTGTACCCCTCGGCGCGGGCGGCCCGGATGATGCCCTGCAGCAGCTCGGAGAAGTACGGCGTGTCGAGGTAGGGGGCGACGAAGGCGATCTGCCCGGAGCGGCCCTGGGCGAGGTTGCGGGCCAGGACATTTGGCCGATAGCCGAGCTGCTCGACGGCCTCGACGACCCGGGCGCGAGTGCGTTCGGTGACGTTCGCGTACCCGTTGACGACATTGGACACCGTCCGGCTGGAGACCCCGGCCAGTTCGGCAACCTCACGTAAGGTGACATCTCGTCGCATTTGTGGTCTCCCTTTCCCCGCCGGAGGCCCACCAAGTTTCCGGAAGGTTACCCCTTGCCGTCCATCGATGTCCCGGGCATGCTGTCTTTGCAGCGCTGCAAAGATAGTAGTAGATGCCAGGGGTAGGTGCGGCGCGGCCCGAGGCAACCGCTGCCCCGGCGGTCGATCGTTGTGCGTTCGCGCCTTGACCGGCCTACGTGACAGATACCTGCGGCTGCGGGCGCAGCCGATCCCCGATGGAGGAACCGAGTGAGCGCCAGAGTTTTCAGTTCAAGACGAAAGCCGCTGGCCGCGGCGGTGATGGCCGTCGCCGTCCTGCTGTTGGCGGCGTGCAGTTCCGACAGTGGTGGCAGGCAGGACGACGGTCCGGTGACGATCAAGGTGTGGGCGTGGTATCCGGCCTTCCAGGGCGTGGTCGACCTGTTCAACCGCACGCACACCGACATCAGGATCGAGTGGACCAACGCGGGTACCGGTCAGGACCAGTACACGAAGTTGCAGACGGCGCTCAAGGCGGGCAAGGGTGCGCCGGACGTGGTGATGCTCGAGTTCCAGGAACTGCCGACCTTCCAGCTCACCAGGCACCTCGTCGACATGGGCAAGTACGGTGCCAACGACATCAGGGGAGACTACGTCGACTGGGCGTGGAAGCAGGTCAGCAACGGCGACGCCGTCTACGCCATCCCGGTGGACGCCGGACCGATGGCAATGCTGTACCGGCAGGACATCTTCGACCAGCACGGGCTGAGCGTGCCGAAGACCTGGGCCGAGTTCCGGGAGCAGGCGCAGAAGTTGAAGGCCGCGGCGCCGGACAGCTTCATGACCGACTTCGGGGCGAACGACGGCGGCTTCATGACGGGGTTGATGTGGCAGGCCGGAGCCAGGCCGTTCAGCTACGACATCGCGGACCCCGAGAACATCGATGTGAACATCAACAGTGAGCCGGCCAAGAAGGTGATGGCCTACTGGGAGGAGATGGTCGACGCCGGTCTTGCCGACACCACCGCCTACGGGACGACGGACTTCTACAACGGGCTGGCCAGCGGGAAGTACGCGACCTACCTGGCTGCGGGGTGGGGACCCGGCTACCTGGCGAGCGTGGCGAAGACGACGGCCGGCAAGTGGCGCGCGGCACCCCTGCCCCAGTGGAACGCGGGGGAGAACGCGCAGGGTGACTGGGGTGGCTCCTCGTTCGCCGTGACCGATCAGACGAAGCACCCGGAGCAGGCCACCAGGGTGGCCATGGAGATCTTCGGAGCGAACAAGGACGCCTGGAAGATCGGCATCGACGAGGCGTTCCTCTTCCCCACCGCCGCGCCGATCCTGGACTGGGACTACTTCCGGACCAAGGAGTACGAGTTCTTTGGCGGGCAGAAGGTCAACGAGGTGTTCGTGCCGGCGTACAACGGCATCGAGGAGTTCGACTGGAGCCCCTTCAACAGCTTCAGCTTCAACGAGCTGACCACCGCGATGGGACAGGCGGTGGAGGGGAAGACGGCCTGGCCGGACGCACTCGACGTCGTCCAGCAGGGCGTCACGACGTACGCGTCGAAGCAGGGCTTCAAGGTCTCCCCATGACCCGGATCCGACAACTTCCCGCGGCTGCCAGGCCGGCAGCCGCGGGGCCCGTCGGCCCTTCGGGCAGCCGGCGGCCCGTCGTCAGGAGGCGCAGGCTCGACCGGCAGGCGGCTGTCGGATGGCTTTTCGTCGCCCCGTTCGTGGTGCTGCTGGTCGTGTTCCTGCTGCTGCCCATGGGGTACGCGGCGAAGCTCAGCCTGTACCGCTCCACTCTCCTGGAGGGGGAGGTGTTCGCGGCGGCCGACAACTACCGGCAGGCCCTCGGTGACCCCGAATTCCGCTCGGGCGTGCTGCGCGTGATCGTCTTCGGGCTCGTGCAGACACCGGTGATGATCGGCATCGCCCTCCTGCTCGCCCTGCTGGTGGACGGCGCCGGCTCGCGCCTGGCCCGGACCCTGCGACTGGCGGCATTCGTCCCGTACGCGGTACCGGTGGTCATCGGCACTCTGATGTGGGGTTTCCTCTACAGCCAGAACACCGGTCCGTTCCGGTTCACCGGATTGGACTTCGTGGCCGGCGACACCGTCCTGGCCTCGCTGGGCAACCTCGTCACCTGGCAGTGGGCCGGTTACAACATGATCGTGCTGTACGCCGCGCTCCAGGGCGTGCCGAGGGAGGTCTACGAGTCCGCCAGGATCGACGGCGCGGGGGCGGTGCAGATCGCGCTGCGGATCAAGACGCCGATGATCTCGGCCGCCCTGGTGCTCTGCACCGTCTTCACGATAGTCGGCACGCTCCAGTTCTTCACCGAACCGCTCGTCCTGCAGCCGCTCAATCCTGGCGCGATCACCACGAGCTACACGCCAAATGTCTACGCCTACAACCAGGCATTCTCCTACCAGCAGTACAACTACGCCGCCGCGATATCCTTTCTGCTCGGCGCAGTGGTCTTCGTCGGTTCGTACATCTTCCTGTTCGCCATGAGGAAGAGGAGTTCGCTGCGATGACCGCTCCGGCTACCCGGACCAATTCGGGGGCGTCCAGTGGCGGCGTCATTCTCGCGCGCGCGGTGATGGCGCTCTTCGTCGTCTACTTTCTGCTGCCGTTCTGGTGGTTGCTTGTCGCGGCAACCAAGGACAACGACGGATTGTTCGGCTCGGCTCCACTCTGGTTCAGCGACCTGCATCTCGTCGACAACCTCCGACTCCTGTTCACTCAGGACGACGGCCTCTACCTCAGGTGGCTCGGCAATTCGGCGCTGTACGCCGTCGTCAGCGGCGTCGGAGCCACCGCGATCGCCGCCCTGGCCGGTTATGCCTTCGCCAAGTTGCGCTTCCCCGGGCGCAACGCGCTGTTCGGATTGCTGCTCGGCCTCATCATGGTGCCGGCGACGGCTCTGGTCCTGCCGACGTACCTGCTGATGGCCGAGGCCGGGCTCATCGATTCGGTGTGGGCGGTGATCCTGCCGTCGTTGCTCAACCCGTTCGGGGTGTACCTGTTGCGGGTCTACGCCCACGACTCGGTGCCTGACGAGATGCTCGAGGCCGCCCGCGTAGACGGTGCGGGGGAGTTTCGGGTCTTCCGTAGCGTGGCGCTGCCCACCATGCGCCCGGCGCTTGTCACGGTCGGGCTCTTCTCCATGGTGGCGACCTGGAACAACTTCTTCCTGCCACTGGTGATGCTCAGCGACCAGAACCTCTACCCGCTCACCGTCGGTCTACGTTCGTGGTATCAGTCGGCCACTCTGGGCAACGGTGGTCCCGCCCTGTTCAACGTCGTCGTCATCGGCTCGCTGGTGGCGATCCTCCCCCTGATCGCGGCCTTCCTCCTGCTGCAGCGGCACTGGCGCGGCGGCCTGACCATCGGTGCCCTGAAATGACCGATCGGTCCGGGAGCACCGGCGGCCGACCACCTCGTCGTGAAGGACGGCAGATGCGCATCGCTCACGTCACGCTTGATCCCACCGCCGTCGTGGCCCCGGTGAGCCGCCGTACCTTCGGCACCTTCGTCGAGCACATGGGCCGCTGCGTCTACACCGGCCTGTACGAGCCAGGTCACCCGTCGGCCGACGAGGACGGGTTCCGCGCCGACGTCCTGGCGCTGACCCGTGAACTCGGGGTGACGACGGTCCGCTACCCGGGCGGCAACTTCGTCTCCGGGTACCGCTGGGAGGACGGGATCGGGCCCAGGGACCGCCGCCCCCACCGCCGTGACCTGGCCTGGCACAGCGTGGAGACCAACGAGGTCGGCATCGACGAGTTCGCCCGGTGGGCAGCCAAGGCCGACGTCGAGATCATGTACGCGGTGAACCTCGGCACCAGGGGCGTCCAGGAGGCACTCGACGTCCACGAGTACGTCAACCATCCCGCCGGCACGCACCTGGCCGAGCTGCGCCGGGCCAACGGCGCCGAGAAGCCCTACGGCATCCGGATGTGGTGCCTGGGCAACGAGCTCGACGGCCCGTGGCAACTCGGGCACAAGAACGCCGAGGCGTACGGGCAGCTCGCCGCCGCCACCGCCCGGGCGCTGCGCGCGGCCGAGC from the Solwaraspora sp. WMMD1047 genome contains:
- a CDS encoding extracellular solute-binding protein — translated: MSARVFSSRRKPLAAAVMAVAVLLLAACSSDSGGRQDDGPVTIKVWAWYPAFQGVVDLFNRTHTDIRIEWTNAGTGQDQYTKLQTALKAGKGAPDVVMLEFQELPTFQLTRHLVDMGKYGANDIRGDYVDWAWKQVSNGDAVYAIPVDAGPMAMLYRQDIFDQHGLSVPKTWAEFREQAQKLKAAAPDSFMTDFGANDGGFMTGLMWQAGARPFSYDIADPENIDVNINSEPAKKVMAYWEEMVDAGLADTTAYGTTDFYNGLASGKYATYLAAGWGPGYLASVAKTTAGKWRAAPLPQWNAGENAQGDWGGSSFAVTDQTKHPEQATRVAMEIFGANKDAWKIGIDEAFLFPTAAPILDWDYFRTKEYEFFGGQKVNEVFVPAYNGIEEFDWSPFNSFSFNELTTAMGQAVEGKTAWPDALDVVQQGVTTYASKQGFKVSP
- a CDS encoding LacI family DNA-binding transcriptional regulator translates to MRRDVTLREVAELAGVSSRTVSNVVNGYANVTERTRARVVEAVEQLGYRPNVLARNLAQGRSGQIAFVAPYLDTPYFSELLQGIIRAARAEGYNVLIDQTDGDPEHERMLISHGRSRLLFDGVIFSPLGLDQRALTDHHPDLPLVILGERVSQETFDHVGIDDIAASRQATEHLLDLGRRRIAAIGDQPYPTGEAAQLRTRGFREAHEGRGVAVNEELIISTPRFNRADGAGAMHHLLDLPEPPDAVFCYSDLVALGAMHVLAARGLRVPEDIAVIGYDDIEDGAYSNPPVSTISPDKEMIAKTAVERVLLRIASRTPPPGLELRAPHRLVVRESTIGRVVAD
- a CDS encoding sugar ABC transporter permease — protein: MVLLVVFLLLPMGYAAKLSLYRSTLLEGEVFAAADNYRQALGDPEFRSGVLRVIVFGLVQTPVMIGIALLLALLVDGAGSRLARTLRLAAFVPYAVPVVIGTLMWGFLYSQNTGPFRFTGLDFVAGDTVLASLGNLVTWQWAGYNMIVLYAALQGVPREVYESARIDGAGAVQIALRIKTPMISAALVLCTVFTIVGTLQFFTEPLVLQPLNPGAITTSYTPNVYAYNQAFSYQQYNYAAAISFLLGAVVFVGSYIFLFAMRKRSSLR
- a CDS encoding site-specific integrase, whose translation is MAVPQQPPIGVPLGSDVEFRAGRDRPYRARVRWVDPSTKRRLSKSTTVATPEEAQAWIDGIVSAAQGGVDPIAATKRLTEYGESVMPLALRGLESKTLDPYLAGWRKRVMPALGHIPVRMITNGAVDRAVHGWIADECSRSTVKNSLAVLVRVMEQAVRDGVIARNPAQVTGWQRSYQRAEDELDDPRTLALPDWESLTTLAAALVQRSADTFSGWGEVVIFAACTAARIGEVSGVRAEDIDRESWMWMWTVRRQTTPGPGGLIDKGTKGKRARMVPLIEEVRPIVSHRLDSVSEPHSRLFTGPRGGRISTAVLRDATHWDEVVTKLGYEHLRRHDLRHTGLTWMADAGVPVHVLRKIAGHGSLTTTQRYLHPDRQTITDAGTALSAHLKARRSPGGPQLRAV
- a CDS encoding transposase family protein — its product is MGTRRRTRALTCFYQALLVLVWFRKGEDKTTLGAGFGVSRATAYRYVAEAVRVLAAQTPTLHDALARVAADGWSHVILDGKLFDTDRLGETTTSVKGETIDAWYSGKHRGFGANIQAIMRPDGLPIWTSEAMPAHLHDLTCAQDLDITGALYWAASTLDLPTLADSGYEGAGQGIHTPYKQPTDSHRLAVGNRTHNAILRSLRCLGERGFAILTGRWRTLRHTTASPRSLGDIVRAAIHLTHFEYRYLPHPC
- a CDS encoding helix-turn-helix domain-containing protein, which codes for MSTEELADLLDVDPSTIRRWRALQPLQGPPFIPISDRVVKYATADVER
- a CDS encoding IS1634 family transposase: MAWIRRVRTASGATAVQIAESVGGRRRIVAHLGSARTEAELGLLVSRARELLADPGQGELELGVEPVAARARLVGPAGDAALFDLDGSVGRGPAAVAAPRVVSTASRVLYEVLASVFTSLGFDAVGDRVFRDLVIARIVEPTSIRDTGRVLTDLGCKPASEKTMRRTLTRAHTGEYRDQIAKLCFAHASGSGDVSLCLYDVTTLYFEADKEDDLRRVGYSKERRVDPQIVVGLLVDRYGFPLEIGCFEGNKAETLTLLPIIRQFQDRHQIEGMVIVADAGMLSATNLRELDDAGLGFIVGSRTTKAPIDLESHYRWHGTYFTDGQLIDTITPRTGANRDNDPALKAEPVWNPRTHPSSWRAVWAYSATRAARDNKTLNAQEAKARAVVAGEKTPRTPRFVTVKGDARTLDEASLARARKLVGLKGYVTNIGHQVMNPSEVTSNYHDLWHVEQSFRMSKTDLAARPMFHHTKDAIEAHLTIVFTALAVTREVQTRTGLAIRNVLRQLRPLRSATLAINNATHTFPPQINPDRQTNIDALTTSAPQALTE